From the Flavimarina sp. Hel_I_48 genome, one window contains:
- a CDS encoding metallophosphoesterase family protein, with the protein MGRTLAIGDIHGGLKALKQVLERAKLTQDDHIIFLGDYVDGWSESAQVIDFLMEFKQKHSCTFIRGNHDELVRKWLENDDLNPKWLKHGGRSSIFSYTDYTKERIEEHMNFFESLENYHIDDKNRLYVHAGFQNQNGPAFEWDPIVFYWDRTLWELVIAMDHSIPKDDPTYPKRLTHHPEIFIGHTPVTRIGEENPAQRATVWNVDTGAAFKGPISILDVDTKEFWQSDPVFTFYPEENGRNES; encoded by the coding sequence ATGGGAAGAACACTCGCCATAGGCGACATACACGGAGGGCTAAAAGCATTAAAACAGGTACTGGAACGTGCAAAATTAACACAGGATGACCATATTATATTTCTGGGCGATTATGTAGATGGCTGGAGCGAAAGTGCTCAGGTCATAGATTTTCTGATGGAATTCAAGCAGAAACACAGCTGTACATTTATACGTGGCAATCACGACGAACTCGTACGCAAATGGCTGGAAAATGATGATCTCAATCCAAAATGGCTAAAGCACGGCGGCAGAAGCAGCATTTTTTCTTATACTGATTACACTAAGGAACGTATTGAGGAGCATATGAATTTCTTTGAAAGCCTTGAAAATTACCATATTGATGATAAAAACCGGCTCTATGTTCATGCCGGCTTTCAAAACCAGAACGGACCAGCATTTGAATGGGACCCCATCGTATTTTACTGGGACCGTACCCTCTGGGAACTTGTGATCGCCATGGATCATTCCATTCCAAAAGATGATCCTACCTACCCCAAACGACTCACGCACCATCCCGAAATTTTCATTGGTCATACACCTGTTACCAGAATAGGGGAAGAAAATCCTGCACAACGCGCCACGGTTTGGAACGTTGATACAGGCGCTGCCTTTAAAGGCCCCATCTCGATTCTGGATGTAGATACTAAAGAATTCTGGCAAAGCGATCCTGTTTTTACCTTTTATCCCGAAGAAAATGGCCGAAATGAGTCATAA
- a CDS encoding oxidoreductase codes for MSFNLKNIKSQPQRVALVTGANGGLGFETTRVLLSKHMRVVMACRDLDKGAKAKQKLLDHYPEARLELLPLDLASLDSVRNFAEAYLEKYSRLDLLINNAGVMVPPYKVTEDGYELQFQANYLGHFLLTGLLLERLTSTEKSRVVLLSSKAHERASINFEDLQSEKNYARWKAYGQSKLACLIFAKELNRRLRRNDFQTIAVAAHPGISNTGLFRYFPKWFNQTLGPLLSPFISHPPEKAVKPTLKAALEKNITGGSYYGPTGFMGFKGAPGKVQSSENANDESVAKRLWKVSEELVGFKYLDSSN; via the coding sequence ATGAGTTTTAATTTGAAAAATATCAAATCCCAACCGCAACGCGTCGCGCTCGTAACAGGCGCTAACGGTGGTCTGGGTTTTGAAACCACACGCGTTTTGCTCAGCAAACACATGCGCGTGGTCATGGCATGCCGTGATCTCGACAAAGGTGCAAAGGCAAAGCAGAAGCTTCTTGACCATTATCCTGAAGCCAGGCTGGAACTGCTGCCGCTCGACCTGGCCAGTCTGGATTCGGTACGGAATTTTGCTGAGGCATATCTTGAAAAATACAGTCGGTTGGATCTGCTTATCAATAACGCCGGGGTGATGGTCCCACCATATAAAGTGACCGAAGATGGTTATGAACTTCAATTTCAGGCCAATTATCTGGGCCATTTTTTATTGACCGGCCTACTCCTGGAACGTTTAACAAGTACCGAAAAATCCCGCGTGGTACTATTGAGTTCTAAAGCGCACGAACGGGCTTCCATCAATTTTGAAGATCTACAAAGCGAAAAAAACTACGCCAGGTGGAAAGCATACGGCCAGAGCAAATTGGCCTGTTTGATATTCGCAAAAGAACTGAATAGAAGGCTTCGAAGGAATGATTTTCAAACTATCGCTGTGGCCGCACATCCCGGAATTTCAAACACCGGTCTTTTTCGGTATTTTCCTAAATGGTTCAACCAAACCCTAGGACCTTTGTTATCACCATTTATAAGCCATCCCCCAGAGAAAGCGGTAAAACCAACCCTAAAAGCGGCACTGGAAAAAAACATAACCGGCGGAAGTTATTATGGTCCCACCGGGTTTATGGGTTTTAAAGGTGCACCGGGTAAAGTTCAGTCTTCTGAAAATGCAAATGATGAATCTGTTGCGAAACGGCTTTGGAAAGTTTCTGAGGAATTGGTGGGATTTAAGTATTTGGATTCATCCAATTAG
- a CDS encoding PA0069 family radical SAM protein — protein sequence MNHSEHIKGRGAQKHVSNRFAEHSHEVRDDFLNYCEKEGDDAENTQTLFLETFPKTIVNKVESPDVGMGYSLNPYQGCEHGCVYCYARNSHEYWGYDAGLDFESRILVKKNAVELLETFLAKKSWKAAPIVLSGNTDCYQPVEKKLEITRNLLQVFQRYRHPVGIITKNALITRDLDILKDLAKDNLIQVNISITSLEEKTRRLLEPRTATIKKRFEAVQQLNDAGIPVRVMAAPIIPGINAHEILPLIKKSAECGAKSVGYTVVRLNGAIAGIFEDWIRKAMPDRADKVLHQIAECHGGNLNDSQYGRRIKGSGEFAEQIKAQVELGRRRFMPDRGIPPLNCELFEQFRPGQLSLF from the coding sequence TTGAATCATTCAGAGCATATTAAGGGCAGGGGCGCGCAAAAACATGTCAGTAATCGGTTTGCTGAACATAGCCATGAGGTGCGCGATGATTTTCTCAATTATTGTGAGAAAGAAGGTGATGATGCCGAAAATACTCAGACGCTTTTTCTGGAAACTTTCCCTAAAACAATTGTCAATAAAGTGGAAAGCCCAGATGTGGGCATGGGATATTCATTGAATCCATATCAGGGCTGCGAACATGGCTGCGTTTATTGTTACGCGCGCAATTCTCATGAATATTGGGGTTATGATGCCGGACTCGATTTTGAAAGCCGAATCCTGGTCAAAAAAAATGCGGTAGAACTGCTCGAAACCTTTCTGGCAAAAAAAAGTTGGAAGGCCGCGCCCATTGTTCTTTCTGGCAATACAGATTGTTATCAACCGGTGGAAAAGAAGCTAGAAATCACCCGAAACCTACTACAGGTTTTTCAAAGATATCGCCATCCGGTGGGAATTATTACCAAGAATGCCCTAATTACCAGGGATCTTGATATCCTAAAGGACTTAGCTAAAGACAACCTGATACAGGTAAATATCTCGATCACTTCGCTGGAGGAAAAAACACGCCGCTTACTGGAACCTAGAACGGCTACCATTAAAAAGCGTTTTGAAGCGGTGCAGCAGCTTAACGATGCAGGTATACCGGTACGTGTAATGGCAGCGCCCATAATCCCGGGAATCAACGCGCATGAAATCCTTCCGCTAATCAAGAAATCGGCGGAATGTGGGGCAAAATCGGTTGGATATACCGTGGTGCGGCTCAATGGTGCAATTGCCGGGATTTTTGAAGACTGGATCAGGAAAGCGATGCCAGACCGCGCGGATAAAGTCCTGCACCAGATCGCGGAATGTCATGGCGGCAATTTAAATGATTCCCAATACGGGCGAAGAATCAAAGGTTCTGGGGAATTTGCCGAACAAATAAAAGCACAGGTTGAGCTGGGAAGAAGACGTTTTATGCCAGATCGTGGAATCCCACCTTTAAATTGTGAGTTGTTTGAGCAGTTTCGGCCAGGGCAGTTGTCGTTGTTTTAA
- a CDS encoding Gfo/Idh/MocA family protein, whose amino-acid sequence MANLPKFNIALIGLGAIAQKAYLPILANHPRVSPILCTRDKSTLNQLSNRYRIDACYTEIDEIVELQPDAVMVHSATESHFALVTKLLQEGIPTFVDKPLTYTLEETKKLLLLAEDNKTPLYLGFNRRFAPLVADLKNQEEPIQILWQKNRVNLPGDPRTFIFDDFIHVVDSLRFLARGEVKNLQVFPRLKKGLLESIHVTWQQNETVLSGTMNRVNGITEECIEFYSPGNKILLDGLDTGWHYQKGKAEKLVFDNWQTTLYKRGFVNMIDDFLNVIDDGSFNAERNQDILKTHQLCEEILSLL is encoded by the coding sequence GTGGCCAACCTACCCAAGTTCAACATCGCGCTTATAGGCCTGGGAGCAATCGCCCAGAAAGCGTATTTGCCCATTTTAGCAAATCACCCCCGCGTTTCCCCTATTTTATGTACACGCGATAAGTCGACTTTAAACCAACTTTCCAACCGTTATAGAATTGATGCATGCTATACTGAAATTGACGAAATAGTAGAGCTTCAACCGGATGCCGTGATGGTGCACAGTGCAACGGAAAGTCACTTTGCGCTGGTTACAAAGTTGCTTCAAGAAGGCATTCCCACCTTTGTGGATAAACCTTTGACCTATACCCTTGAGGAAACCAAAAAACTATTGCTTTTAGCCGAAGATAACAAGACGCCTTTATATTTAGGGTTTAATCGGCGATTTGCACCTTTAGTTGCAGACCTGAAAAATCAGGAGGAACCTATTCAGATTTTATGGCAGAAAAACAGGGTCAATTTACCGGGAGATCCGCGTACGTTTATCTTTGATGATTTTATTCACGTAGTGGATAGTTTGCGGTTTTTGGCAAGGGGTGAAGTAAAAAACCTTCAGGTTTTCCCAAGACTTAAAAAGGGTCTTCTGGAAAGTATTCACGTCACCTGGCAACAAAACGAGACCGTACTCAGTGGCACGATGAACCGCGTAAATGGCATTACGGAAGAGTGTATTGAATTTTATTCCCCGGGCAATAAAATTCTGCTTGATGGATTGGACACGGGTTGGCACTATCAAAAAGGTAAAGCGGAAAAACTGGTTTTTGACAATTGGCAAACAACGCTTTATAAAAGAGGTTTTGTCAATATGATTGATGATTTTCTAAACGTCATAGACGACGGAAGTTTTAATGCAGAACGCAATCAGGATATTTTAAAAACACATCAATTGTGTGAAGAGATTCTATCTTTACTTTAG
- a CDS encoding enoyl-CoA hydratase/isomerase family protein, which yields MSYDNITVKHEEAIIYITIDRPKKLNALNRATIAELQDAFEEANESKDARVVILTGSGEKAFVAGADISEFSDYDRQEGSALARDGQNNLFDLIENMHKPVIAAINGFALGGGLELAMAAHFRIASHNAKMGLPETSLGLIPGYGGTQRLPQLIGKGRAMEMIMTAGMIPAEKALEYGLVNHVTSVEELIPLAEKIAQKICNNSGVAIKSAIKAINAGFDPKYDGFAIEIESFGNCFATDDFKEGTSAFLEKRKANFPGE from the coding sequence ATGAGTTACGATAACATTACTGTGAAACATGAGGAAGCGATCATTTATATAACCATTGACCGTCCTAAAAAACTGAACGCGCTAAACAGGGCGACGATCGCAGAACTTCAGGATGCCTTTGAAGAAGCAAATGAGAGCAAGGATGCCCGTGTTGTAATTTTGACCGGGTCTGGTGAGAAAGCATTTGTGGCCGGTGCAGATATCAGTGAATTTTCTGATTATGACCGGCAGGAGGGTAGCGCGCTGGCCCGTGATGGGCAAAACAACCTTTTTGATCTTATAGAAAACATGCACAAGCCCGTTATTGCCGCGATCAACGGTTTTGCACTTGGTGGCGGACTCGAACTGGCCATGGCCGCACATTTTAGGATAGCCAGCCACAATGCAAAAATGGGCCTTCCGGAAACTTCGCTGGGACTTATACCGGGTTATGGCGGTACACAGCGTCTTCCGCAGCTTATAGGTAAAGGGCGCGCTATGGAAATGATCATGACCGCCGGCATGATCCCAGCCGAAAAAGCTCTTGAATACGGACTCGTAAATCATGTGACTTCTGTGGAAGAATTGATTCCGCTTGCCGAAAAAATCGCCCAAAAGATCTGCAACAATTCCGGTGTGGCCATAAAATCGGCAATTAAGGCTATAAATGCCGGTTTTGACCCTAAATATGACGGTTTTGCCATTGAAATTGAGTCTTTTGGCAACTGTTTTGCCACAGATGATTTTAAAGAAGGTACCAGCGCATTTCTGGAAAAGCGAAAAGCCAATTTCCCGGGAGAATAA
- a CDS encoding sensor histidine kinase, translated as MNRNKLSLRTRIFLSMILLIFGASILIGIISIIQYKEEAEDYHTSRLLRKEDQIRAEISYVLNKTSFEVITEKIPIILKEKQDIYRISDVHELPINIYDLQGNLLLKSKEGFTVDTVDIKLAAAILDGMDRAPNKRWITSMTKNGIKFQSSYTYITDYQFKPLAIMNLPYIQDDDFITRELDEFLRRLAEGYLFMLLIAIALSYFLSRYITRSLKTISDKMIQTRLDKRNQKIEIDDASEEISNLVRAYNLMIDELETSAAKLAQGEREQAWREMAKQVAHEIKNPLTPMRLTVQSFQQRFDPNDVDIRKKLDEYSATIIQQIDTMSNIASAFSNYAKMPAQQNETLNVVFVTKLALDIFNEPYIHFKAEKDEIIAKFDRTQLIRVVTNLVKNAIQATENVKNAQICVDIKVEKDKVLLLVIDNGVGISEENATLVFEPKFTTKSSGMGLGLAMVKNIVETYGGNITFTSQVGKGTVFKVAFPKENHPTTF; from the coding sequence ATGAACAGGAATAAACTTTCGCTGCGTACCCGTATTTTTCTATCTATGATCCTGCTCATATTTGGAGCATCCATACTCATAGGGATTATCTCCATTATTCAGTATAAGGAAGAGGCAGAAGATTATCATACCAGCCGTCTCCTTAGAAAAGAAGATCAGATCAGGGCTGAGATTTCCTATGTGCTCAACAAAACTTCCTTTGAGGTCATCACGGAAAAAATACCCATTATTCTCAAAGAAAAGCAGGATATATACCGCATTTCAGACGTTCATGAATTGCCTATAAACATTTATGACCTACAGGGAAACCTGCTTTTAAAGTCAAAAGAAGGATTTACCGTAGATACCGTAGACATTAAACTTGCCGCTGCGATTTTAGATGGTATGGATCGCGCACCAAACAAACGGTGGATTACCTCTATGACTAAAAATGGGATCAAATTTCAATCCTCTTACACCTATATCACAGATTATCAGTTCAAGCCACTGGCCATCATGAATTTGCCCTATATTCAGGATGATGATTTTATAACCCGGGAACTCGATGAGTTTTTGCGCCGCCTGGCGGAAGGCTATCTGTTTATGCTGCTTATCGCGATCGCGCTCTCGTACTTTTTGTCGCGTTATATTACCCGCAGTTTAAAAACAATAAGCGATAAAATGATCCAGACACGGCTTGATAAACGCAACCAGAAAATTGAGATTGACGATGCCAGTGAAGAGATCAGCAACCTGGTTCGCGCTTACAATCTTATGATTGATGAACTGGAAACCAGTGCCGCAAAACTGGCTCAGGGAGAACGGGAACAAGCCTGGCGCGAAATGGCAAAACAGGTGGCACATGAAATCAAGAATCCGCTTACGCCCATGCGCCTCACCGTGCAGAGTTTTCAGCAGCGTTTTGACCCCAATGATGTGGATATTCGGAAAAAACTGGACGAGTACAGCGCCACGATCATTCAGCAGATCGATACCATGAGCAATATTGCTTCGGCTTTTTCCAATTATGCAAAAATGCCCGCACAGCAGAATGAAACGCTCAATGTTGTCTTTGTAACTAAACTTGCCCTTGATATTTTTAATGAACCCTACATTCATTTTAAAGCCGAAAAGGATGAAATAATCGCAAAATTTGACCGTACCCAGCTCATCCGGGTTGTGACCAATTTGGTCAAAAATGCGATTCAGGCGACTGAAAATGTCAAAAACGCCCAGATTTGCGTAGATATTAAAGTTGAAAAGGACAAAGTGCTTTTACTGGTGATTGACAATGGTGTGGGCATCAGCGAAGAAAACGCCACGCTGGTTTTTGAGCCCAAGTTTACTACAAAATCAAGCGGTATGGGTCTGGGTCTGGCCATGGTCAAGAATATTGTGGAAACCTATGGTGGAAATATTACCTTTACGTCACAAGTGGGAAAAGGAACTGTTTTTAAAGTAGCATTTCCGAAGGAAAATCACCCTACGACATTCTGA
- a CDS encoding CopD family protein has product MEYYLYIKSLHLIFIVTWFAGLFYIPRLFIYQIEAAEKEEPERSILGKQLALMAKRLWYIITWPSMVLTSIFAFTMLYLNPALFQAPWMQIKLGFVVLLFAYHFKNHQIFKQLQRGEGNYSSKFMRIWNEGATLILFAVIFLAITKSAVNWIYGLVGLLTLAVLLMLGIRLYRRIREKNPDA; this is encoded by the coding sequence ATGGAATATTACCTCTACATAAAATCCCTGCATCTTATCTTTATCGTAACCTGGTTTGCCGGTCTTTTTTATATTCCGCGCCTTTTTATTTATCAGATTGAGGCTGCCGAAAAAGAAGAACCAGAGCGATCTATACTTGGGAAGCAGCTCGCCCTTATGGCAAAAAGGCTCTGGTATATCATCACCTGGCCTTCAATGGTGTTAACCAGTATATTTGCTTTCACGATGCTTTATCTTAATCCCGCGCTTTTTCAAGCTCCGTGGATGCAGATCAAACTCGGTTTTGTGGTTTTGCTTTTTGCCTACCATTTTAAGAATCATCAGATTTTTAAACAACTACAGCGCGGTGAAGGCAATTATTCCTCTAAATTTATGCGTATCTGGAACGAGGGCGCCACCCTAATTCTCTTTGCTGTAATATTTCTTGCCATCACAAAAAGTGCGGTAAACTGGATTTATGGTCTCGTAGGTTTACTTACGCTTGCGGTATTGTTGATGCTGGGGATTCGTTTGTATAGACGCATTCGTGAAAAAAATCCAGATGCGTAA
- the accC gene encoding acetyl-CoA carboxylase biotin carboxylase subunit produces the protein MFKKILIANRGEIALRVIRTCKEMGIKTVAVYSTADAESLHVRFADEAVCIGPPPSAESYLKMSNIIAAAEITNADAIHPGYGFLSENAKFSKICEEHDIKFIGASPEMIAKMGDKATAKATMKAAGVPCVPGSEGIIKDFDDCVRIAEETGYPVMLKATAGGGGKGMRAVQKKEDLRKAWDSARQESAAAFGNNDMYMEKFVEEPHHIEIQIVGDSNGKACHLSERDCSIQRRHQKLTEETPSPFMTDELREKMGAAGVKAAEYIKYEGAGTVEFLVDKHRNFYFMEMNTRIQVEHPITEQVVDYDLIREQILVAAGVPISGKNYLPQLHSIECRINAEDPYNNFRPSPGRITNLHAPGGHGVRIDTHVYSGYMIPPNYDSMIAKLITTAQSREEAINKMKRALDEFVIEGVKTTIPFHRQLMDDPDYIAGNYTTKFMETFEMKPEVKE, from the coding sequence ATGTTCAAAAAGATACTTATAGCAAATCGCGGGGAGATCGCACTGCGCGTGATACGCACCTGTAAAGAAATGGGAATAAAAACGGTCGCGGTTTATTCTACGGCAGATGCAGAGAGCCTTCACGTTCGTTTTGCAGATGAAGCCGTTTGTATAGGCCCACCGCCCAGTGCGGAATCTTACCTCAAAATGAGCAATATTATTGCCGCTGCCGAAATTACCAATGCAGACGCAATCCATCCCGGTTACGGTTTTCTTTCTGAAAACGCCAAGTTTTCTAAAATCTGTGAAGAACACGATATAAAGTTCATAGGCGCATCACCAGAAATGATCGCAAAAATGGGTGATAAAGCTACCGCTAAAGCTACGATGAAAGCGGCTGGGGTACCTTGCGTTCCCGGTAGTGAGGGCATCATAAAAGATTTTGACGATTGTGTGCGTATTGCTGAAGAAACAGGTTATCCCGTAATGCTTAAGGCAACTGCTGGTGGTGGTGGTAAAGGTATGCGCGCGGTACAGAAAAAAGAAGACCTGCGCAAAGCATGGGACTCTGCCCGTCAGGAATCTGCTGCTGCCTTTGGCAACAATGATATGTATATGGAAAAATTTGTGGAAGAACCACACCATATAGAAATTCAGATCGTAGGGGACAGCAACGGTAAGGCCTGTCATCTTTCCGAAAGGGATTGCTCCATACAGCGCAGACATCAAAAGCTTACCGAAGAAACCCCATCCCCATTCATGACCGATGAACTTCGTGAAAAAATGGGTGCAGCCGGTGTAAAAGCGGCGGAATATATCAAATATGAAGGTGCGGGAACGGTTGAATTTTTAGTAGATAAACATCGTAATTTCTACTTTATGGAAATGAACACCCGTATTCAGGTAGAGCATCCCATTACAGAACAGGTTGTGGATTACGATTTGATCAGGGAGCAAATACTCGTTGCGGCCGGTGTGCCTATTTCCGGTAAGAATTACCTTCCGCAGTTGCATTCTATCGAGTGTCGTATCAATGCTGAAGATCCTTATAACAATTTTAGGCCAAGTCCGGGTAGGATCACAAACCTACATGCGCCGGGTGGTCACGGTGTGCGTATAGACACGCATGTGTACAGTGGTTATATGATTCCGCCTAATTATGATTCCATGATTGCAAAGTTGATCACGACCGCGCAATCCAGAGAGGAAGCCATAAACAAAATGAAGCGCGCGCTTGATGAGTTTGTTATTGAAGGCGTGAAAACGACCATTCCTTTTCACAGGCAGTTGATGGATGATCCAGATTATATCGCTGGTAATTATACCACCAAGTTTATGGAAACTTTCGAAATGAAACCTGAAGTAAAAGAATAA
- the accB gene encoding acetyl-CoA carboxylase biotin carboxyl carrier protein — MDLKEIQNLIKFVAKSGASEVKLEMDDFKITIRTGGEDQKGETTFLQQVPMQGAPVAQAVPQATQPQPGAPVQESGSIEAKEADNSKYITIKSPIIGTFYRKPAPDKPTFVEVGSKIKDGDVLCVIEAMKLFNEIESEVKGIIVKILVDDASPVEFDQPLFLVDPS, encoded by the coding sequence ATGGATTTAAAGGAAATTCAGAATTTGATCAAATTCGTTGCAAAATCCGGTGCCAGTGAAGTAAAACTGGAAATGGATGATTTTAAGATCACCATTAGGACTGGCGGTGAAGATCAAAAAGGGGAAACAACCTTTTTACAACAAGTGCCCATGCAGGGAGCACCGGTGGCACAGGCAGTCCCTCAGGCAACACAACCACAACCCGGCGCACCTGTACAGGAGTCAGGTTCAATTGAAGCCAAAGAGGCAGATAATTCTAAATATATTACCATAAAATCGCCTATTATTGGTACATTTTACCGCAAACCAGCCCCTGATAAACCCACATTTGTGGAAGTAGGTTCTAAAATCAAGGATGGCGATGTACTTTGCGTTATTGAAGCGATGAAACTTTTCAACGAGATTGAAAGTGAAGTAAAAGGTATCATCGTGAAAATTTTAGTTGACGATGCATCACCCGTAGAATTTGATCAGCCTTTGTTCTTGGTTGATCCTTCTTAA
- a CDS encoding beta-ketoacyl-ACP synthase III produces MSKIKAAITAVGAYVPDYVLTNEMLESMVETNDEWITSRTGIKERRILKDPDKGTSYLGIRAAQDLIEKKGLDPAEIDLVLLASATPDLPVASTSAYVATQIGAINAFSFDIQAACSGFLYGMSTASAFIESGRYKKILLIGADKMSSVIDYTDRTTCIIFGDGGGAVLFEPNEEGLGLQDEYLRSDAIGRNFLKIEAGGSLKPPTEETVANREHFVTQDGKTVFKFAVSNMADVGERIMKRNDLESSDVDFLVAHQANKRIIDATAKRMNLEDDKVLMNIQRYGNTTSATLPLLLSDYEKRFKKGDNIIFAAFGGGFTWGSIYLKWAYNS; encoded by the coding sequence ATGAGTAAAATCAAGGCAGCTATTACCGCTGTAGGTGCTTATGTGCCTGACTATGTTCTTACCAATGAGATGTTAGAATCCATGGTGGAGACAAATGATGAATGGATTACTTCTAGAACTGGCATTAAGGAGCGTAGGATTCTTAAGGACCCAGACAAGGGAACTTCTTATTTAGGTATTAGGGCAGCTCAGGACCTAATCGAAAAAAAAGGGCTTGATCCCGCTGAAATTGATTTGGTTTTACTCGCTTCGGCCACGCCAGATCTTCCTGTTGCCTCTACCTCAGCCTACGTTGCCACACAGATAGGTGCGATAAATGCATTTTCTTTTGATATCCAGGCAGCCTGTTCTGGTTTTCTATACGGCATGTCAACTGCCTCTGCGTTTATAGAATCAGGCCGATATAAAAAAATATTGCTCATTGGTGCAGATAAGATGTCTTCTGTAATAGATTATACAGACCGTACAACCTGCATTATCTTTGGCGATGGTGGTGGTGCCGTGTTATTTGAGCCTAATGAAGAGGGACTAGGCCTTCAGGACGAGTATCTTCGCTCTGATGCCATAGGACGTAATTTTCTTAAAATTGAAGCTGGAGGTTCCCTAAAACCACCTACCGAAGAAACTGTTGCAAACCGGGAACATTTTGTTACTCAAGATGGTAAGACCGTATTTAAATTTGCGGTGTCCAATATGGCAGACGTGGGAGAGCGCATCATGAAACGCAATGATCTTGAAAGTAGCGATGTTGATTTTCTTGTTGCCCATCAAGCAAATAAGCGCATCATAGATGCTACGGCCAAGCGGATGAATTTAGAAGATGATAAGGTGCTCATGAACATTCAACGTTATGGGAATACCACTTCGGCAACTTTGCCACTTCTTCTAAGCGATTATGAAAAGCGTTTCAAAAAGGGGGACAATATAATTTTTGCCGCATTTGGTGGCGGCTTTACCTGGGGTTCCATATATTTAAAATGGGCCTATAATAGTTAA
- the rpmF gene encoding 50S ribosomal protein L32, with the protein MAHPKRKVSKTRRDKRRTHYKASMPKIAVDATTGEAHLYHRAHWHEGKLYYRGQVLIDNAEAEEAA; encoded by the coding sequence ATGGCACATCCCAAGAGAAAAGTCTCGAAAACGAGAAGAGATAAAAGAAGAACTCACTATAAGGCGAGCATGCCTAAAATCGCTGTAGATGCGACTACTGGTGAAGCACATTTGTATCACCGTGCACACTGGCATGAAGGCAAATTGTATTACAGAGGCCAGGTGCTTATAGACAACGCAGAAGCTGAAGAAGCGGCTTAA
- a CDS encoding YceD family protein, with protein sequence MNNLKAFTIQFVGLKQGEHTFDYKIDNTFFKNYEYDDFNAVDIVVDVLLIKKSTLLEFIFDARGVVNVNCDVTNEPYDHPLDASYKLVVKFGQEFNDELEDIVIIPHGEYEFNVAQYIYELIVLAMPAKRIHPGVEDGTLKSDMLDKLEELSIKKVKPAEEENDSEIDPRWEKLKDFLTDK encoded by the coding sequence ATGAATAATTTGAAAGCCTTTACAATACAGTTTGTCGGTTTAAAACAGGGGGAACACACCTTTGATTATAAGATTGACAATACGTTCTTTAAGAATTATGAGTATGATGATTTTAATGCGGTTGACATAGTTGTTGATGTCTTGCTCATTAAAAAATCAACGTTGTTAGAATTTATATTTGATGCTAGGGGAGTGGTCAATGTCAATTGTGATGTGACTAATGAACCATATGACCATCCGCTGGATGCCTCATATAAATTAGTGGTCAAATTTGGACAGGAATTCAACGACGAGCTTGAAGATATCGTTATTATACCCCACGGTGAATATGAATTTAATGTGGCGCAATATATATACGAACTAATCGTACTGGCAATGCCGGCTAAAAGGATACATCCCGGAGTGGAGGATGGAACTTTAAAGTCTGACATGTTGGATAAATTAGAAGAATTAAGCATAAAAAAAGTAAAACCTGCGGAAGAGGAAAATGATTCAGAAATTGATCCCCGCTGGGAAAAATTAAAAGATTTTTTAACAGATAAATAA